From the genome of Catalinimonas alkaloidigena, one region includes:
- a CDS encoding TonB-dependent receptor, with protein sequence MNLRFLGWLLLISGGLHAQSMFRATVKDQATQQPLPGVSVYLPALEKGAVTDPQGTALVTQLPAGTYDIRFRYVGYATVQVQRTFPLADSLQGQTFYLTPSAEAMEEVTITSTRSTRTIADLPTRVEFIAGEELAEKGNMKPGDIRMLLNESTGIQTQQTSATSYNSSIRIQGLDGKYTQLLRDGLPLYSGFSGGLSLMQIAPLDLRQVEVIKGSVSTLYGGGAIAGLVNLVSKTPEEGPEVSFLFNGTSALGLDASGFYAEKWGKVGATAFVSYNKGTPYDPADLGLTAIPKFDRLTVHPRLFFYPSERTTAYVGVTLITEDRLGGNLAYVRGEPVTDPYFERNRTARLSTEFSLTHQVNDYTRLTVKNAISHYDRQIDIPAFTFAGTQLASFSEVNLSHVRGSAEWVAGLNLWTDQFSQAQGETASPLDYQHTTVGGFVQNTWRVSEQFSLESGLRTDYQLPYGWFVLPRLSLMYRPVEALTLRLGGGGGYKTPTLFSEEAERLQFRNLLPLGEDTLRAERSRGGNLDVNYRLPLTEELLLTLNTLTFYTQIQDPLALQRTETGYYAFQQPDGYVDTKGVEVNLKWSYHDLNWFVGYTYADVREHRQGQVSRVPRVARHRLNNVLMYEQEENFWIGLEAYYYSPQPLSDGQTGRAYWILGLMSEKQWGEHFSVFLNFENFLDTRQTAFDTIYTGSLSDPQFRDIYAPVDGFVINGGIKLKW encoded by the coding sequence CCCTGCGGGCACCTACGACATCCGCTTCCGCTACGTAGGGTATGCTACTGTACAGGTGCAACGTACCTTTCCCCTGGCCGACTCGCTGCAGGGCCAGACGTTCTACCTGACGCCGTCGGCCGAAGCGATGGAAGAAGTCACCATCACCTCGACCCGCAGCACGCGCACCATCGCCGACCTTCCCACCCGGGTGGAGTTTATCGCCGGGGAGGAACTGGCCGAGAAAGGCAACATGAAACCCGGCGACATCCGCATGTTGCTCAACGAAAGCACTGGCATTCAGACCCAGCAAACGTCGGCCACCAGTTACAATTCCAGCATCCGCATCCAGGGACTGGACGGCAAATACACTCAGTTGCTCCGCGACGGATTGCCGCTCTACTCGGGCTTTTCCGGCGGGCTGAGCCTGATGCAGATCGCCCCGCTCGACCTCAGGCAGGTGGAGGTGATCAAAGGATCGGTGTCGACGCTCTACGGCGGCGGGGCCATTGCCGGGCTGGTCAACCTCGTCTCCAAGACCCCGGAGGAGGGGCCGGAGGTAAGCTTCCTTTTCAACGGCACCTCGGCGCTGGGCCTGGACGCGAGTGGCTTTTACGCTGAGAAATGGGGAAAAGTAGGGGCCACCGCGTTTGTCTCCTACAACAAAGGGACGCCCTACGATCCGGCCGACCTCGGCCTGACGGCCATTCCCAAATTCGACCGCCTGACGGTGCACCCCCGCCTGTTTTTCTATCCTTCCGAGCGCACCACGGCCTACGTCGGTGTGACGCTGATCACGGAAGACCGGTTGGGCGGCAACCTGGCGTATGTGCGTGGCGAGCCGGTCACGGATCCCTATTTCGAACGCAACCGGACCGCCCGTCTGTCGACGGAGTTTTCGCTGACTCATCAGGTGAACGACTATACTCGCCTGACGGTGAAAAACGCCATCAGCCACTACGACCGTCAGATCGACATTCCGGCGTTTACGTTTGCCGGAACGCAGCTCGCCTCTTTCAGCGAAGTCAACCTCTCGCACGTCCGTGGGTCGGCAGAATGGGTGGCGGGTCTGAACCTGTGGACCGATCAATTCTCCCAGGCGCAAGGAGAAACCGCATCGCCTCTCGATTACCAGCATACAACGGTCGGAGGGTTTGTGCAGAATACGTGGCGTGTTTCCGAGCAGTTTTCGCTGGAAAGCGGCCTCCGCACCGACTACCAACTGCCGTACGGATGGTTTGTGCTGCCGCGCCTTTCCCTGATGTACCGACCGGTTGAGGCGCTGACCTTGCGGCTGGGGGGTGGGGGAGGTTATAAGACGCCGACGCTCTTTTCGGAAGAGGCCGAGCGGCTACAGTTCCGGAATCTGCTGCCGCTGGGCGAAGATACCCTCCGGGCCGAGCGTTCACGCGGGGGCAACCTGGACGTCAACTACCGCCTACCCCTCACGGAAGAGCTGCTGCTGACGCTCAACACGCTGACATTCTATACCCAGATTCAGGACCCTTTAGCGCTGCAACGGACCGAAACGGGCTACTACGCCTTTCAGCAGCCGGACGGCTACGTGGACACTAAGGGTGTAGAGGTGAACCTGAAGTGGAGCTACCACGACCTCAACTGGTTTGTCGGCTATACCTACGCGGATGTGCGGGAGCACCGTCAGGGTCAGGTCAGCCGGGTTCCGCGGGTGGCGCGGCATCGGCTGAACAATGTGCTCATGTACGAGCAAGAGGAAAATTTCTGGATCGGACTGGAGGCCTACTACTATAGTCCCCAGCCGTTAAGCGACGGTCAGACCGGACGCGCCTACTGGATCCTGGGACTGATGAGCGAAAAACAGTGGGGTGAGCATTTTTCCGTGTTTCTCAACTTCGAGAATTTTCTTGACACCCGGCAGACGGCCTTCGATACCATTTACACGGGTAGCCTGAGCGATCCGCAGTTCCGCGACATCTACGCACCAGTGGATGGTTTCGTAATCAATGGAGGCATCAAACTGAAGTGGTAA
- a CDS encoding acyl-CoA thioesterase, with the protein MTSDDKRTRAETRVFMAVFPHTTNHYDTLFGGTTLKVMDEVAFICATRFSRKKMVTVASDRVDFNHPIPSGTLVEFIAHIAHVGRTSLKIQVDVFVEEMYAEHRERAVSGTFTLVAIDDDRQPIPVLDTPDRSL; encoded by the coding sequence ATGACCTCCGACGACAAACGCACCCGCGCGGAAACCCGCGTCTTTATGGCCGTCTTTCCCCACACCACGAATCACTACGACACGCTGTTCGGCGGCACGACCCTGAAGGTGATGGACGAAGTGGCCTTTATCTGCGCCACCCGCTTCTCCCGTAAAAAGATGGTGACCGTCGCCTCCGACCGGGTCGACTTCAACCATCCGATTCCCAGTGGCACCTTGGTGGAATTCATCGCGCACATTGCCCATGTGGGACGCACCAGCCTCAAAATCCAGGTTGACGTGTTCGTGGAGGAGATGTATGCCGAGCACCGGGAGCGGGCCGTATCCGGCACATTTACCCTCGTGGCGATCGATGACGATCGCCAGCCCATTCCGGTCCTGGATACGCCCGACAGATCACTTTAA
- a CDS encoding PAS domain-containing protein, which produces MDFFPAFPHEYAQPAQPHPLLSWDVYAWQSARTHHLFRQEADVLRQWQERHQWQQKLPYSLLLQPGYALVLTDAALHICWVSRSFTTLTGYRSEEVIGQRPSLLQGPATDPTTRRYLRDRLQTGKSARATLLNYRKSGAPYWCRLRIMPLLTAEQQLTHFLAIEIEA; this is translated from the coding sequence ATGGATTTTTTCCCTGCTTTTCCTCACGAATACGCCCAGCCCGCGCAGCCCCATCCGTTGCTGAGTTGGGACGTCTACGCCTGGCAGTCTGCCCGGACCCACCACCTGTTCCGTCAGGAAGCCGACGTGCTGCGTCAGTGGCAGGAGCGGCACCAGTGGCAACAGAAGCTGCCTTACTCCCTGCTGCTTCAGCCGGGCTACGCCCTGGTACTGACCGACGCCGCACTACACATCTGCTGGGTGAGTCGTAGCTTCACCACCCTCACCGGCTACCGCTCCGAAGAGGTGATCGGCCAGCGGCCTTCTCTATTGCAGGGGCCGGCCACCGATCCGACCACGCGTCGTTACCTGCGCGACCGGCTCCAGACGGGCAAGTCGGCACGGGCGACACTGCTCAACTACCGCAAGAGTGGCGCCCCGTACTGGTGTCGCCTGCGCATTATGCCGTTGCTGACCGCCGAGCAGCAACTCACCCATTTTCTCGCCATCGAAATCGAAGCATGA